In the genome of Neodiprion pinetum isolate iyNeoPine1 chromosome 2, iyNeoPine1.2, whole genome shotgun sequence, one region contains:
- the LOC124212668 gene encoding serine/threonine-protein phosphatase 4 regulatory subunit 1 isoform X3 translates to MVGRVLVDIFRNAVDTGIQLPIEEIMIPIGKIAADPEATVRSELVEQVPHVAMICEEAPNRFRHVLPQHLLGIVIKYLRDDDNQVRKTAQAALLVLMERGLLEKEPIEELICPVVLELSFVNDPSVEIHTGAIALMCKMAPLVGRELTERLFLDRFAKLCSDDIFYVRKVCAANLADFCAAVSKESIETILLPRFIDLCTDDVWGVRKACAEVIMSVSCCVSLHHRQHTLAPVFAALLGDESKWVRMSAFQTLGPFISTFAQQFTALAYNQYGEVVFTNQQGMELRYNKLSYSNPRTLNFCETSSFGCLSRKYDEYNDKFEVEFSPVSMVGSRNRDKDEDGFKPASESTVTEESGSSDDTDKFNPFLFYYISPDMPLDLDLVEAGRPTNSENGNAKEEAPSLDKKKENQPVSNDSVNNADDDVSGSVSVENSSQLLNDTIDVRDAYDERKNITQNANGNSGNKCNAAGDNYQCVVPQVLIDYFVSMTETTQVVQTDSEILQHCAFSFPAVALTLEKHNWPLLKDAYLSLASALPWKVRLTLASSIHEIALILGEDLAARDLVPIYDGFIKDLDEVRIGALKHLATFLKVLRPSERCQYLPRLNNFLVTDAEWNWRFREELANQLLEAVTLFNPYDVSKYIAPLSLHLLVDKIAAVRTVALALVTQIISHLSVDEALVTALVQELGHMLPRSVKWTRRQTYGILCSQLITNGAITADRFSKEMLPHLIDLSWDTVPNVRLAVARTLARNVATRGPEWQGGPEQAEAVKTKLKHLRQDVDRDVREHAILIRTQ, encoded by the exons ATGGTTGGGCGTGTACTCGTCGATATATTCCGAAATGCGGTCGACACCGGGATCCAATTACCAATCGAAGAGATTATGATTCCCATAGGAAAAATTGCCGCCGATCCAG AAGCTACGGTGAGGTCGGAACTCGTGGAGCAGGTGCCCCACGTCGCGATGATATGCGAGGAGGCTCCCAACCGGTTTCGGCATGTACTTCCTCAACATCTACTGGGAATTGTCATCAAGTACCTCCGAGACGACGACAACCAG GTTAGGAAAACTGCACAGGCCGCTCTTTTGGTACTAATGGAACGAGGACTGTTGGAAAAGGAACCGATTGAGGAGCTAATTTGTCCAGTTGTTTTGGAACTCTCGTTCGTCAACGATCCATCGGTCGAAATTCACACGGGAGCGATAGCC CTCATGTGCAAGATGGCTCCACTCGTCGGAAGAGAACTTACGGAGAGATTGTTCCTCGACAGATTCGCAAAGCTATGCTCAGATGATATTTTCTATGTAAGAAAAGTCTGCGCTGCTAATCTAGCTGATTTTTGTGCAGCCGTTAGTAAAGAGTCCATCGAAACGATACTG CTTCCAAGGTTCATAGATCTATGCACGGACGATGTGTGGGGGGTCAGAAAAGCATGTGCTGAAGTTATAATGTCCGTTTCGTGCTGCGTGTCTCTCCATCATCGACAGCATACTTTGGCGCCTGTGTTCGCTGCCCTTCTCGGCGATGAGTCAAAGTGGGTCCGAATGTCTGCGTTTCAGACACTTGGGCCGTTCATCTCTACTTTTGCCCAACAATTTACAGCATTGGCATACAACCAGTACGGCGAGGTTGTCTTTACCAATCAACAAGGCATGGAGCTGAGATACAACAA ATTGTCGTACTCAAATCCTCGCACGTTAAACTTCTGCGAAACCTCTTCATTTGGTTGTTTGAGCAGGAAGTACGATGAATACAACGATAAATTtgaagttgaattttcacCTGTGAGTATGGTGGGATCGCGAAATCGGGATAAGGATGAGGACGGTTTCAAGCCCGCATCGGAAAGTACTGTCACAGAGGAATCCGGATCTAGTGACGACACGGACAAGTTCAACCCGTTTCTATTCTATTACATTTCCCCGGATATGCCGTTGGATTTGGACCTTGTCGAGGCTGGCAGACCCACGAATTCGGAGAATGGTAACGCAAAGGAAGAGGCCCCTAGTTTggacaaaaaaaaggaaaatcagCCCGTTTCCAATGACAGTGTAAACAATGCGGATGACGATGTGAGTGGTTCTGTAAGCGTAGAAAATAGCTCGCAATTGCTAAACGATACAATTGATGTGCGGGACGCTTACGACGAGCGCAAAAACATCACCCAAAACGCGAACGGAAACTCTGGTAACAAGTGCAACGCGGCAGGTGACAACTACCAGTGCGTAGTGCCTCAGGTTCTCATCGATTACTTCGTTTCTATGACCGAAACGACGCAGGTTGTCCAGACTGACTCGGAAATACTGCAGCACTGTGCCTTCAGTTTCCCGGCCGTTGCCCTCACCCTGGAAAAGCATAACTGGCCACTTTTGAAGGATGCCTATCTTTCGCTGGCAAGCGCGCTCCCATGGAAAGTCAGGCTCACCTTAGCGTCCAGTATTCACGAGATTGCGTTAATACTCGGTGAGGATTTGGCCGCGAGAGACTTGGTACCGATCTATGACGGGTTCATTAAAGACTTGGACGAAGTTAGGATAGGGGCGCTTAAACACTTGGCCACGTTTCTTAAGGTTCTCAGACCCTCTGAGAGATGCCAATACTTACCAAGActcaacaattttttggtcaCCGATGCCGAATGGAACTGGCGATTCAGGGAGGAGCTCGCTAACCAGCTACTCGAAGCCGTCACTCTGTTCAATCCGTACGATGTTTCCAAGTACATTGCACCTCTCTCGCTTCATCTACTTGTCGATAAAATCGCAGCCGTTCGAACAGTCGCCTTAGCCTTG GTAACGCAGATAATTTCCCACCTGTCGGTCGACGAAGCTCTTGTCACAGCATTGGTGCAGGAACTTGGCCACATGTTACCGCGTTCGGTCAAATGGACGCGAAGGCAAACGTACGGAATTTTGTGCTCTCAGTTGATAACAAACGGCGCAATTACCGCCGATAGATTTTCCAAGGAGATGCTACCTCATCTGATCGACCTCTCGTGGGACACTGTACCAAACGTCCGGCTAGCGGTCGCTAGAACGTTAGCAAGAAACGTTGCCACCCGAGGAC CCGAATGGCAGGGTGGACCGGAACAAGCGGAGGCTGTGAAAACGAAATTGAAACACTTGAGACAAGACGTTGATCGCGATGTTCGCGAACATGCTATTCTAATCAGGACGCAATAG
- the LOC124212668 gene encoding serine/threonine-protein phosphatase 4 regulatory subunit 1 isoform X2, protein MWIREEISEIFRRRIAVADKDDEEIGSEAEDCSSDEGVGVDGDEGGGADYPSALVKLQLEAASPTIFNRQMVGRVLVDIFRNAVDTGIQLPIEEIMIPIGKIAADPEATVRSELVEQVPHVAMICEEAPNRFRHVLPQHLLGIVIKYLRDDDNQVRKTAQAALLVLMERGLLEKEPIEELICPVVLELSFVNDPSVEIHTGAIALPRFIDLCTDDVWGVRKACAEVIMSVSCCVSLHHRQHTLAPVFAALLGDESKWVRMSAFQTLGPFISTFAQQFTALAYNQYGEVVFTNQQGMELRYNKLSYSNPRTLNFCETSSFGCLSRKYDEYNDKFEVEFSPVSMVGSRNRDKDEDGFKPASESTVTEESGSSDDTDKFNPFLFYYISPDMPLDLDLVEAGRPTNSENGNAKEEAPSLDKKKENQPVSNDSVNNADDDVSGSVSVENSSQLLNDTIDVRDAYDERKNITQNANGNSGNKCNAAGDNYQCVVPQVLIDYFVSMTETTQVVQTDSEILQHCAFSFPAVALTLEKHNWPLLKDAYLSLASALPWKVRLTLASSIHEIALILGEDLAARDLVPIYDGFIKDLDEVRIGALKHLATFLKVLRPSERCQYLPRLNNFLVTDAEWNWRFREELANQLLEAVTLFNPYDVSKYIAPLSLHLLVDKIAAVRTVALALVTQIISHLSVDEALVTALVQELGHMLPRSVKWTRRQTYGILCSQLITNGAITADRFSKEMLPHLIDLSWDTVPNVRLAVARTLARNVATRGPEWQGGPEQAEAVKTKLKHLRQDVDRDVREHAILIRTQ, encoded by the exons GCAAATGGTTGGGCGTGTACTCGTCGATATATTCCGAAATGCGGTCGACACCGGGATCCAATTACCAATCGAAGAGATTATGATTCCCATAGGAAAAATTGCCGCCGATCCAG AAGCTACGGTGAGGTCGGAACTCGTGGAGCAGGTGCCCCACGTCGCGATGATATGCGAGGAGGCTCCCAACCGGTTTCGGCATGTACTTCCTCAACATCTACTGGGAATTGTCATCAAGTACCTCCGAGACGACGACAACCAG GTTAGGAAAACTGCACAGGCCGCTCTTTTGGTACTAATGGAACGAGGACTGTTGGAAAAGGAACCGATTGAGGAGCTAATTTGTCCAGTTGTTTTGGAACTCTCGTTCGTCAACGATCCATCGGTCGAAATTCACACGGGAGCGATAGCC CTTCCAAGGTTCATAGATCTATGCACGGACGATGTGTGGGGGGTCAGAAAAGCATGTGCTGAAGTTATAATGTCCGTTTCGTGCTGCGTGTCTCTCCATCATCGACAGCATACTTTGGCGCCTGTGTTCGCTGCCCTTCTCGGCGATGAGTCAAAGTGGGTCCGAATGTCTGCGTTTCAGACACTTGGGCCGTTCATCTCTACTTTTGCCCAACAATTTACAGCATTGGCATACAACCAGTACGGCGAGGTTGTCTTTACCAATCAACAAGGCATGGAGCTGAGATACAACAA ATTGTCGTACTCAAATCCTCGCACGTTAAACTTCTGCGAAACCTCTTCATTTGGTTGTTTGAGCAGGAAGTACGATGAATACAACGATAAATTtgaagttgaattttcacCTGTGAGTATGGTGGGATCGCGAAATCGGGATAAGGATGAGGACGGTTTCAAGCCCGCATCGGAAAGTACTGTCACAGAGGAATCCGGATCTAGTGACGACACGGACAAGTTCAACCCGTTTCTATTCTATTACATTTCCCCGGATATGCCGTTGGATTTGGACCTTGTCGAGGCTGGCAGACCCACGAATTCGGAGAATGGTAACGCAAAGGAAGAGGCCCCTAGTTTggacaaaaaaaaggaaaatcagCCCGTTTCCAATGACAGTGTAAACAATGCGGATGACGATGTGAGTGGTTCTGTAAGCGTAGAAAATAGCTCGCAATTGCTAAACGATACAATTGATGTGCGGGACGCTTACGACGAGCGCAAAAACATCACCCAAAACGCGAACGGAAACTCTGGTAACAAGTGCAACGCGGCAGGTGACAACTACCAGTGCGTAGTGCCTCAGGTTCTCATCGATTACTTCGTTTCTATGACCGAAACGACGCAGGTTGTCCAGACTGACTCGGAAATACTGCAGCACTGTGCCTTCAGTTTCCCGGCCGTTGCCCTCACCCTGGAAAAGCATAACTGGCCACTTTTGAAGGATGCCTATCTTTCGCTGGCAAGCGCGCTCCCATGGAAAGTCAGGCTCACCTTAGCGTCCAGTATTCACGAGATTGCGTTAATACTCGGTGAGGATTTGGCCGCGAGAGACTTGGTACCGATCTATGACGGGTTCATTAAAGACTTGGACGAAGTTAGGATAGGGGCGCTTAAACACTTGGCCACGTTTCTTAAGGTTCTCAGACCCTCTGAGAGATGCCAATACTTACCAAGActcaacaattttttggtcaCCGATGCCGAATGGAACTGGCGATTCAGGGAGGAGCTCGCTAACCAGCTACTCGAAGCCGTCACTCTGTTCAATCCGTACGATGTTTCCAAGTACATTGCACCTCTCTCGCTTCATCTACTTGTCGATAAAATCGCAGCCGTTCGAACAGTCGCCTTAGCCTTG GTAACGCAGATAATTTCCCACCTGTCGGTCGACGAAGCTCTTGTCACAGCATTGGTGCAGGAACTTGGCCACATGTTACCGCGTTCGGTCAAATGGACGCGAAGGCAAACGTACGGAATTTTGTGCTCTCAGTTGATAACAAACGGCGCAATTACCGCCGATAGATTTTCCAAGGAGATGCTACCTCATCTGATCGACCTCTCGTGGGACACTGTACCAAACGTCCGGCTAGCGGTCGCTAGAACGTTAGCAAGAAACGTTGCCACCCGAGGAC CCGAATGGCAGGGTGGACCGGAACAAGCGGAGGCTGTGAAAACGAAATTGAAACACTTGAGACAAGACGTTGATCGCGATGTTCGCGAACATGCTATTCTAATCAGGACGCAATAG
- the LOC124212676 gene encoding uncharacterized protein has protein sequence MFSNIERVRRTLICGPPELTETFMFEGAAHWAKQGSRVIYVTQNPIESLPPKYHDGPKPCVDTFQLIKFMYLPDHKSLMELLVELDTFASLPSALLIDKLDNYAEPTSWRGDYDVLLAKTCSFIIDAMNACSRILGKKVHVCASLRPETVGKVHFVYFDNVWKFSIDNNLADPIITLQKAFCTNGDRLFKFRSLEDRTVVLKQVLRFVDEH, from the exons ATGTTTTCGAATATAGAACGTGTGAGAAGAACCCTGATTTGCGGTCCACCAGAATTGACGGAAACCTTTATGTTTGAG GGGGCTGCACATTGGGCGAAACAAGGAAGCCGCGTTATTTACGTAACTCAGAATCCGATCGAGTCTCTGCCGCCAAAATATCACGACGGCCCTAAACCATGTGTAGATACATTCCAATTAATCAAATTCAT GTACCTGCCGGATCATAAGAGCTTGATGGAGCTTTTGGTCGAGTTGGACACTTTCGCTTCCCTACCGTCAGCGCTGCTTATCGACAAGCTAGATAATTACGCCGAGCCTACGAGTTGGCGGGGTGACTACGATGTGCTTCTCGCCAAAACGTGTTCCTTTATTATCGACGCGATGAACGCGTGTTCCCGTATTCTGGGGAAAAAAGTTCACGTCTGCGCCTCTCTCCGACCAGAAACAGTCGGCAAAGTACATTTCGTCTATTTCGATAACGTCTGGAAATTTTCTATCGACAATAACCTCGCCGACCCGATTATAACTTTACAAAAAGCGTTCTGCACGAACGGTGACCGGTTGTTCAAATTTCGCAGCTTGGAAGACCGGACTGTTGTTCTCAAACAAGTTTTAAGATTCGTTGACGAGCATTGA
- the LOC124212668 gene encoding serine/threonine-protein phosphatase 4 regulatory subunit 1 isoform X1, whose protein sequence is MWIREEISEIFRRRIAVADKDDEEIGSEAEDCSSDEGVGVDGDEGGGADYPSALVKLQLEAASPTIFNRQMVGRVLVDIFRNAVDTGIQLPIEEIMIPIGKIAADPEATVRSELVEQVPHVAMICEEAPNRFRHVLPQHLLGIVIKYLRDDDNQVRKTAQAALLVLMERGLLEKEPIEELICPVVLELSFVNDPSVEIHTGAIALMCKMAPLVGRELTERLFLDRFAKLCSDDIFYVRKVCAANLADFCAAVSKESIETILLPRFIDLCTDDVWGVRKACAEVIMSVSCCVSLHHRQHTLAPVFAALLGDESKWVRMSAFQTLGPFISTFAQQFTALAYNQYGEVVFTNQQGMELRYNKLSYSNPRTLNFCETSSFGCLSRKYDEYNDKFEVEFSPVSMVGSRNRDKDEDGFKPASESTVTEESGSSDDTDKFNPFLFYYISPDMPLDLDLVEAGRPTNSENGNAKEEAPSLDKKKENQPVSNDSVNNADDDVSGSVSVENSSQLLNDTIDVRDAYDERKNITQNANGNSGNKCNAAGDNYQCVVPQVLIDYFVSMTETTQVVQTDSEILQHCAFSFPAVALTLEKHNWPLLKDAYLSLASALPWKVRLTLASSIHEIALILGEDLAARDLVPIYDGFIKDLDEVRIGALKHLATFLKVLRPSERCQYLPRLNNFLVTDAEWNWRFREELANQLLEAVTLFNPYDVSKYIAPLSLHLLVDKIAAVRTVALALVTQIISHLSVDEALVTALVQELGHMLPRSVKWTRRQTYGILCSQLITNGAITADRFSKEMLPHLIDLSWDTVPNVRLAVARTLARNVATRGPEWQGGPEQAEAVKTKLKHLRQDVDRDVREHAILIRTQ, encoded by the exons GCAAATGGTTGGGCGTGTACTCGTCGATATATTCCGAAATGCGGTCGACACCGGGATCCAATTACCAATCGAAGAGATTATGATTCCCATAGGAAAAATTGCCGCCGATCCAG AAGCTACGGTGAGGTCGGAACTCGTGGAGCAGGTGCCCCACGTCGCGATGATATGCGAGGAGGCTCCCAACCGGTTTCGGCATGTACTTCCTCAACATCTACTGGGAATTGTCATCAAGTACCTCCGAGACGACGACAACCAG GTTAGGAAAACTGCACAGGCCGCTCTTTTGGTACTAATGGAACGAGGACTGTTGGAAAAGGAACCGATTGAGGAGCTAATTTGTCCAGTTGTTTTGGAACTCTCGTTCGTCAACGATCCATCGGTCGAAATTCACACGGGAGCGATAGCC CTCATGTGCAAGATGGCTCCACTCGTCGGAAGAGAACTTACGGAGAGATTGTTCCTCGACAGATTCGCAAAGCTATGCTCAGATGATATTTTCTATGTAAGAAAAGTCTGCGCTGCTAATCTAGCTGATTTTTGTGCAGCCGTTAGTAAAGAGTCCATCGAAACGATACTG CTTCCAAGGTTCATAGATCTATGCACGGACGATGTGTGGGGGGTCAGAAAAGCATGTGCTGAAGTTATAATGTCCGTTTCGTGCTGCGTGTCTCTCCATCATCGACAGCATACTTTGGCGCCTGTGTTCGCTGCCCTTCTCGGCGATGAGTCAAAGTGGGTCCGAATGTCTGCGTTTCAGACACTTGGGCCGTTCATCTCTACTTTTGCCCAACAATTTACAGCATTGGCATACAACCAGTACGGCGAGGTTGTCTTTACCAATCAACAAGGCATGGAGCTGAGATACAACAA ATTGTCGTACTCAAATCCTCGCACGTTAAACTTCTGCGAAACCTCTTCATTTGGTTGTTTGAGCAGGAAGTACGATGAATACAACGATAAATTtgaagttgaattttcacCTGTGAGTATGGTGGGATCGCGAAATCGGGATAAGGATGAGGACGGTTTCAAGCCCGCATCGGAAAGTACTGTCACAGAGGAATCCGGATCTAGTGACGACACGGACAAGTTCAACCCGTTTCTATTCTATTACATTTCCCCGGATATGCCGTTGGATTTGGACCTTGTCGAGGCTGGCAGACCCACGAATTCGGAGAATGGTAACGCAAAGGAAGAGGCCCCTAGTTTggacaaaaaaaaggaaaatcagCCCGTTTCCAATGACAGTGTAAACAATGCGGATGACGATGTGAGTGGTTCTGTAAGCGTAGAAAATAGCTCGCAATTGCTAAACGATACAATTGATGTGCGGGACGCTTACGACGAGCGCAAAAACATCACCCAAAACGCGAACGGAAACTCTGGTAACAAGTGCAACGCGGCAGGTGACAACTACCAGTGCGTAGTGCCTCAGGTTCTCATCGATTACTTCGTTTCTATGACCGAAACGACGCAGGTTGTCCAGACTGACTCGGAAATACTGCAGCACTGTGCCTTCAGTTTCCCGGCCGTTGCCCTCACCCTGGAAAAGCATAACTGGCCACTTTTGAAGGATGCCTATCTTTCGCTGGCAAGCGCGCTCCCATGGAAAGTCAGGCTCACCTTAGCGTCCAGTATTCACGAGATTGCGTTAATACTCGGTGAGGATTTGGCCGCGAGAGACTTGGTACCGATCTATGACGGGTTCATTAAAGACTTGGACGAAGTTAGGATAGGGGCGCTTAAACACTTGGCCACGTTTCTTAAGGTTCTCAGACCCTCTGAGAGATGCCAATACTTACCAAGActcaacaattttttggtcaCCGATGCCGAATGGAACTGGCGATTCAGGGAGGAGCTCGCTAACCAGCTACTCGAAGCCGTCACTCTGTTCAATCCGTACGATGTTTCCAAGTACATTGCACCTCTCTCGCTTCATCTACTTGTCGATAAAATCGCAGCCGTTCGAACAGTCGCCTTAGCCTTG GTAACGCAGATAATTTCCCACCTGTCGGTCGACGAAGCTCTTGTCACAGCATTGGTGCAGGAACTTGGCCACATGTTACCGCGTTCGGTCAAATGGACGCGAAGGCAAACGTACGGAATTTTGTGCTCTCAGTTGATAACAAACGGCGCAATTACCGCCGATAGATTTTCCAAGGAGATGCTACCTCATCTGATCGACCTCTCGTGGGACACTGTACCAAACGTCCGGCTAGCGGTCGCTAGAACGTTAGCAAGAAACGTTGCCACCCGAGGAC CCGAATGGCAGGGTGGACCGGAACAAGCGGAGGCTGTGAAAACGAAATTGAAACACTTGAGACAAGACGTTGATCGCGATGTTCGCGAACATGCTATTCTAATCAGGACGCAATAG